In Pseudomonas hamedanensis, a single window of DNA contains:
- a CDS encoding pilus assembly protein, with amino-acid sequence MRSIERYRALLFGMLASLYLAAPAWAFTPSESPLLSAAAVAPNVMLLIDDSGSMNSIIYDTDFNPAINRTPARECNAFLGLCSALNAPQITGDTVFLSSLPNSGCSGGAYAFYNNSPVPLCLKLPDPVGNENTRYSADYIAWIVSQAIGTGTRDFTTGAIPNDYRMNVARNVSTALVSSNRTLRIGLSTFNPANSTNPGNGGFIARSISDLSPVSGSVTQAQADTNYNALISSINGLNAVANTPLAETYYEVSRYMRGMAPYYNGTPGTYTSPIQYRCQKNYGVVVTDGLPTYDRTFPGNDPLGGNRLPNWDGLSNDGDNLSGDGENDTLYLDDIAKFAFDIDMRSTGTDAAGKSWNAVDFPRQNMNTYTVGFAADNDMLSDAASYGQGRYYQATDSTGLNAALSSALSDITSKAGSGGAGVASSSNLTSGSSFYQTTYDPKDWRGTIRSFGFTSTGTVNTSTAQWTTDTTIVPSATAPTFQSWNTLSNAPVTLAFGNFSPAQQTTLNQGLPTGINGNDLVEWSKGTNKAGLKVRSVLLGDIINSPLVLASPSDKTASDLTGDSSYTSYLSTKASNMNTSLVVNANDGFVNVINSANGTRRYAYMPSSVLPSLRLIADTNYVNGVSHKFLVDGQVGVFDAQAGTTWKTLAIGGTGAGGKTFYGLQLFDASAGNVIRALWEVSAPVTTNTANAFNDLGYAYARPEVARLANGRWATFIANGYGSNSGVAALYVLDALDGSLIRKIVIDSTETGNGLSSVELRVNSSNVVQAAYGGDLKGRMWKFDLSATAPESWGVAFAGKPLFTAPGGATQPITAQPLLADNPQGGKQVFFGTGKFNETADKSNKDLQAFYSIWDAEGGAGQIAVSNLQAQAITGSFSGSSGQFLTTSQNETTYPAEKGWYLPLVYNNVLTGERVINQASIVLGRIVFTTASVDTTDPCSSFGTGRLVELDAFNGKMLNYAVIDTTGDRLVDSNDMISSGVIFTGGIPTLNVISANAQTKEVTDTSGVITTVVEKGGGGSRRIMWRQIQ; translated from the coding sequence ATGCGAAGTATTGAGCGCTACAGAGCGCTGCTGTTCGGCATGCTGGCGAGCCTTTATCTGGCGGCGCCGGCCTGGGCGTTCACGCCGTCCGAATCGCCTCTGTTGAGCGCCGCGGCGGTGGCGCCGAACGTGATGCTGCTGATCGATGATTCCGGCAGCATGAACAGCATTATCTACGACACGGATTTCAATCCTGCCATCAATCGCACGCCGGCCCGGGAATGCAATGCCTTCCTCGGACTGTGCTCTGCGCTGAATGCGCCGCAGATTACCGGCGACACCGTATTCTTATCGAGCCTGCCGAACTCCGGCTGCTCGGGGGGCGCCTATGCGTTCTACAACAACAGCCCGGTGCCGTTGTGCCTGAAACTGCCAGACCCGGTAGGCAACGAGAACACCCGTTATTCCGCCGATTACATTGCCTGGATCGTCAGCCAGGCCATCGGCACCGGAACCCGTGACTTCACCACCGGTGCAATTCCCAACGATTACCGCATGAACGTCGCGCGCAACGTTTCCACCGCACTGGTCAGCAGCAACCGTACCTTGCGCATCGGCTTGTCGACGTTCAATCCCGCCAACAGCACTAACCCTGGCAATGGCGGTTTCATTGCCCGCTCAATCAGCGATTTGTCGCCCGTTTCCGGAAGCGTCACCCAGGCGCAGGCTGACACCAACTACAACGCACTGATTTCATCGATCAACGGCTTGAATGCCGTGGCCAATACGCCGCTGGCCGAGACCTATTACGAAGTCAGCCGCTACATGCGCGGCATGGCGCCTTATTACAACGGTACACCGGGCACGTACACCAGCCCGATTCAGTACCGCTGCCAGAAAAACTACGGCGTGGTGGTTACCGACGGCTTGCCGACCTACGATCGCACCTTCCCGGGCAATGACCCGCTGGGTGGCAATCGCTTGCCGAACTGGGACGGCCTCAGTAATGACGGCGATAACCTCAGCGGCGATGGTGAAAACGACACGCTGTATCTGGACGACATTGCCAAATTCGCTTTCGACATTGATATGCGTTCGACCGGTACCGATGCGGCCGGCAAAAGCTGGAACGCGGTGGACTTCCCCAGGCAGAACATGAACACCTACACCGTGGGTTTCGCGGCGGATAACGACATGTTGTCCGACGCTGCCAGCTATGGGCAGGGCAGGTACTACCAGGCCACCGACAGCACCGGGCTCAATGCGGCGTTATCGTCGGCATTGAGCGATATCACTTCCAAGGCCGGTTCCGGTGGCGCCGGCGTCGCCAGCAGCAGCAACCTGACCAGTGGCAGCAGTTTTTATCAGACCACCTACGATCCCAAGGATTGGCGCGGCACGATCAGGTCGTTCGGCTTCACCTCGACCGGCACGGTGAACACTTCAACGGCGCAGTGGACGACCGACACCACCATCGTGCCCTCCGCTACGGCGCCGACTTTCCAGTCATGGAACACCCTGAGCAATGCGCCGGTAACCCTGGCATTCGGCAACTTTTCCCCGGCCCAGCAGACCACACTGAATCAGGGCCTGCCTACCGGAATCAACGGCAATGATCTGGTGGAGTGGAGCAAGGGGACCAACAAGGCCGGGCTCAAAGTACGCAGCGTGCTGCTCGGCGACATCATCAATTCGCCTCTGGTGCTCGCGTCGCCTTCGGACAAGACCGCATCCGATCTGACGGGTGACAGCAGTTACACCAGCTACCTGAGCACCAAGGCTTCGAACATGAACACCAGTCTGGTGGTGAACGCCAACGACGGTTTCGTCAACGTGATCAATTCGGCGAACGGCACGCGCCGTTACGCTTATATGCCCTCCAGTGTGCTGCCTTCCTTGCGCCTGATCGCGGACACCAACTACGTCAACGGGGTCAGCCACAAGTTTCTGGTGGACGGTCAGGTCGGCGTGTTCGATGCGCAGGCCGGCACCACCTGGAAAACCCTGGCCATTGGCGGAACGGGGGCCGGTGGCAAAACCTTCTATGGCCTGCAACTGTTCGATGCTTCGGCGGGCAATGTCATCAGGGCATTGTGGGAAGTGAGTGCTCCGGTCACCACCAACACGGCGAACGCTTTCAATGATCTCGGTTACGCCTACGCCCGTCCGGAAGTGGCACGCTTGGCCAATGGTCGCTGGGCAACTTTCATCGCCAATGGTTACGGCAGCAATTCGGGTGTTGCAGCGTTGTATGTACTGGATGCGCTGGATGGTTCGCTGATCAGGAAAATCGTTATCGACAGCACGGAGACCGGCAATGGTCTGTCGTCCGTGGAGCTCAGGGTCAACTCTTCGAATGTGGTCCAGGCGGCGTACGGTGGAGATCTGAAAGGACGCATGTGGAAATTCGATTTGAGCGCGACGGCTCCGGAAAGCTGGGGCGTGGCGTTTGCCGGCAAACCTCTGTTCACCGCGCCGGGCGGGGCAACGCAGCCGATCACTGCGCAACCGCTGCTGGCGGATAACCCACAGGGCGGCAAACAGGTGTTCTTTGGCACCGGCAAGTTCAACGAGACTGCCGACAAGAGCAACAAGGATCTGCAGGCGTTCTATTCAATCTGGGATGCAGAGGGTGGGGCCGGACAAATCGCCGTCAGCAATTTGCAGGCACAGGCGATTACCGGTTCGTTCTCCGGCAGTTCCGGGCAATTCCTGACCACCAGCCAGAATGAAACGACGTATCCGGCAGAAAAAGGCTGGTATTTGCCGCTGGTGTACAACAACGTGCTGACCGGCGAGCGCGTGATCAACCAGGCCAGCATTGTGTTGGGGCGCATTGTTTTTACCACTGCCAGCGTCGATACCACTGACCCTTGTTCGAGCTTTGGTACCGGCAGACTGGTCGAACTCGATGCGTTCAACGGTAAGATGCTCAACTACGCCGTGATCGACACCACTGGCGACCGTTTGGTCGACAGTAATGACATGATATCCAGTGGCGTGATTTTTACCGGCGGCATTCCGACCCTTAACGTCATTTCCGCTAATGCCCAGACTAAGGAAGTGACCGACACCAGTGGCGTCATCACCACCGTTGTGGAAAAAGGTGGCGGCGGCAGCCGTCGTATCATGTGGCGACAAATCCAGTAA
- a CDS encoding type IV pilin protein, which yields MRRSSRGFTLIEIMIVVAIIGIILTISIPSYNEYVKKGRRAEVVSLLSEQAQTLERFYTRNNVYTGVTGLSTGNDFYTITPTLTDQTFVLTAIRKAGSAMASDKCGDFTLTNTGVRSMNNASTGVTTKDCWGR from the coding sequence ATGCGCAGATCCAGCCGAGGTTTTACCCTGATCGAGATCATGATCGTCGTCGCGATTATCGGGATCATCCTCACCATCAGCATTCCCAGCTACAACGAATACGTGAAAAAGGGCCGTCGCGCCGAAGTGGTCTCGCTGCTTTCGGAGCAGGCGCAAACCCTCGAACGCTTCTACACCCGCAACAATGTTTACACCGGCGTCACCGGGCTGAGCACGGGCAATGATTTCTACACCATCACCCCAACGCTGACCGACCAGACCTTTGTGCTGACCGCGATACGTAAAGCCGGCTCGGCCATGGCCAGCGACAAGTGCGGGGATTTCACCCTGACCAACACCGGCGTGCGAAGCATGAACAACGCGAGCACCGGAGTGACCACCAAGGATTGCTGGGGCCGCTGA
- the thiO gene encoding glycine oxidase ThiO, protein MTRQQQVVIVGGGVIGLLTAYNLASEVRSVVLLDRSNVGRESSWAGGGIVSPLYPWRYSPAVTALAHWSQDFYPQLGERLFADTGVDPEVHTTGLYWLDLDDEAEALAWAEREQRPLRAVDISAAHDAVPVLGAGFSRAIYMADVANVRNPRLVKSLKAALLALPNVTIHEQCEVSGFVREHERIVGVETSSGIITGDQIVLTAGAWSGDLLKTLDLTLPVEPVKGQMILYKCAADFLPSMVLAKGRYAIPRRDGHILIGSTLEHEGYDKTPTDVALASLKASAIELLPALAQAEVVGHWAGLRPGSPEGIPYIGRVPGFDSLWLNCGHYRNGLVLAPASCQLFADVMLGRAPIIDPAPYAPEGRI, encoded by the coding sequence ATGACCAGGCAACAGCAAGTGGTGATTGTCGGCGGCGGGGTGATCGGCCTGCTGACCGCCTACAATCTCGCCTCCGAAGTGCGCAGCGTGGTGCTGCTGGATCGCTCGAACGTCGGTCGGGAATCGTCGTGGGCCGGCGGCGGCATCGTTTCGCCGTTGTACCCGTGGCGCTACAGCCCGGCAGTTACCGCACTGGCACACTGGTCGCAGGATTTTTATCCACAGTTGGGCGAACGCCTGTTTGCCGATACCGGCGTTGATCCTGAAGTGCACACCACTGGCCTGTACTGGCTGGATCTGGATGACGAAGCCGAAGCGCTTGCCTGGGCCGAACGGGAACAGCGCCCGCTGCGGGCGGTGGACATCTCGGCGGCGCACGATGCGGTGCCGGTGCTGGGTGCTGGATTCTCCCGGGCGATCTACATGGCCGATGTTGCCAACGTGCGTAATCCGCGTCTGGTGAAATCGTTGAAAGCGGCGCTGCTGGCACTGCCCAACGTGACGATTCACGAGCAGTGTGAGGTCAGCGGGTTCGTTCGCGAGCACGAGCGGATTGTCGGCGTGGAAACATCCAGCGGCATCATCACAGGTGATCAGATTGTGCTGACGGCCGGAGCGTGGAGCGGCGATTTGCTCAAGACGCTGGACTTGACGCTGCCGGTCGAGCCGGTCAAGGGCCAGATGATTCTCTATAAGTGCGCAGCGGACTTCTTGCCGAGCATGGTTCTGGCCAAGGGCCGTTATGCGATCCCCCGTCGCGACGGGCATATTCTGATCGGCAGCACGCTGGAACACGAAGGCTACGACAAGACGCCAACCGACGTGGCGCTGGCAAGCCTCAAGGCTTCGGCAATCGAGTTGTTGCCGGCGCTGGCGCAGGCCGAGGTCGTCGGGCATTGGGCCGGCTTGCGACCGGGGTCGCCGGAAGGCATCCCGTATATTGGCCGGGTGCCGGGGTTCGATAGCTTGTGGCTGAACTGCGGGCATTACCGCAACGGCCTGGTGCTGGCGCCGGCGTCGTGCCAGCTGTTTGCCGATGTGATGCTGGGGCGGGCGCCGATTATCGACCCGGCGCCTTATGCGCCTGAGGGCCGCATATAG
- a CDS encoding pilus assembly PilX family protein, with translation MRISLHQRRTQRGMVLLVSLVFLLLLTLIGLSSMQSANLQEKMAGSVSLRNQSFQSAEAALRVGESAVQLDSYALPVCSGTQCLPPAESSVISAAGFNSASGVTWIAAGNGFYGVQNIGTTVTAVNVPSNTSATLYRVTAVGIVGTSRSVVESVYAKY, from the coding sequence ATGAGGATTTCCTTGCACCAGCGGCGAACCCAGCGGGGCATGGTCTTGTTGGTCAGTCTGGTGTTTTTGCTGTTGCTGACCTTGATCGGACTGTCATCGATGCAAAGCGCCAACCTGCAGGAAAAAATGGCCGGCAGCGTGAGCCTGCGCAATCAATCGTTCCAGTCCGCCGAAGCGGCGTTGCGTGTCGGTGAGAGCGCAGTGCAACTGGACAGCTACGCATTGCCAGTGTGCAGTGGCACTCAGTGTTTGCCGCCGGCCGAGTCATCGGTGATCAGTGCGGCGGGGTTCAATTCGGCGTCCGGCGTAACCTGGATCGCCGCCGGTAATGGCTTTTACGGGGTGCAGAACATCGGCACGACCGTCACCGCGGTGAACGTGCCCAGTAATACCTCGGCCACCCTGTATCGAGTGACCGCGGTCGGGATTGTCGGCACTTCGCGCAGTGTGGTGGAGAGTGTCTATGCGAAGTATTGA